A genome region from Paracoccus aestuarii includes the following:
- a CDS encoding glycosyltransferase, with translation MRDIPEATPDQGPRPFGYFVHHQGRGHAERCAAILRALPPTRPVTVFCADPSVLRDLPPQARVQPIPSLFQRRGDECDMDHLPTPDTLHCAPLGWPGIREAMGIIAGWFASADPALMISDVSAEIAQLARICSVPHVKVLQHGQRDDPGHMAAYQGAAGLLAPFARDLAQPEWAPFVDRIHHAPGLGIAAQATPDRAAARRALGMDPDRPVALIVSGDGGSGLAQAPLGVAARSYPDWDWLCIGRVQGDWHATTGANLRFKGWVDDPATHVAAADLVVSSTGNTTCAHVLAAGRPWIVVPEWRYFDEQRLKAVALDRAGAALHLPHLPSSAQAWRAAVTRAMQGHDPAAQSRLTGDGHAARDTATWLEGLAARLWSPSPAEGIPA, from the coding sequence ATGCGTGACATCCCCGAGGCCACACCCGATCAGGGGCCCCGGCCCTTCGGCTACTTCGTCCATCATCAGGGGCGGGGCCATGCCGAACGCTGCGCGGCGATCCTGCGTGCCCTGCCGCCCACCCGGCCGGTGACGGTGTTCTGCGCCGATCCGTCGGTGCTGCGCGATCTGCCGCCGCAGGCGCGGGTCCAGCCGATCCCGTCGCTGTTCCAGCGCCGGGGCGACGAATGCGACATGGATCACCTGCCGACGCCCGACACGCTGCATTGCGCGCCCCTGGGCTGGCCCGGCATCCGCGAGGCGATGGGCATCATCGCCGGGTGGTTCGCCAGCGCCGATCCCGCGCTGATGATCAGCGATGTCAGCGCCGAGATCGCCCAGCTGGCCCGCATCTGTTCCGTCCCGCATGTCAAGGTGCTGCAGCATGGCCAGCGCGACGATCCGGGGCATATGGCGGCCTATCAGGGGGCGGCGGGGCTGTTGGCGCCCTTTGCCCGCGATCTGGCCCAGCCCGAATGGGCGCCCTTCGTCGACCGCATCCACCATGCGCCGGGCCTGGGCATCGCGGCCCAGGCCACTCCCGACCGGGCCGCGGCCCGGCGGGCCTTGGGGATGGATCCTGACCGCCCCGTCGCGCTGATCGTGTCGGGCGATGGCGGCAGCGGGCTGGCCCAGGCCCCCTTGGGCGTCGCCGCCCGCAGCTATCCCGATTGGGACTGGCTGTGCATCGGGCGGGTTCAAGGCGACTGGCACGCGACCACCGGGGCGAACCTGCGCTTCAAGGGCTGGGTCGACGATCCGGCGACCCATGTGGCGGCGGCCGATCTGGTCGTCTCCTCGACCGGCAACACGACCTGCGCCCATGTGCTGGCGGCGGGGCGGCCGTGGATCGTGGTGCCGGAATGGCGCTATTTCGACGAACAGCGCCTCAAGGCCGTGGCGCTGGACCGGGCGGGCGCGGCGCTCCATCTGCCGCATCTGCCCTCCAGCGCGCAGGCCTGGCGCGCCGCCGTCACCCGGGCGATGCAGGGTCACGACCCTGCGGCCCAGTCCCGCCTGACGGGCGACGGCCATGCCGCCCGCGACACCGCAACCTGGCTGGAGGGGCTGGCCGCGCGGCTCTGGTCCCCCAGCCCCGCCGAAGGAATCCCCGCATGA
- a CDS encoding HAD-IIB family hydrolase: protein MDIMHIALGGCLKAPPVRFGLTEDTGGHIAYVLGAAMAQAALPQVGGVSIVTRAFAGMDPVHDRDREDVGPKCRILRLRSGDPRYLAKEALEAQIPALTRALLAMLGNMDRRPDVIHAHFADAARLARAAERAFGIPWIYTPHSLALQKSPDAGRDPALRGRIRSERAAMAGAGAIILSSRDEAERQLAPYGAAAEGRAHVLPPGVTLAADPGPAAGRALIAPLLDRPDLPIVLAVARPVPKKNLGALIEAFAASPRLRAAANLVILAGQAGMDDDQARLRDGLAARVAALGLAGRVAMPPDHDADQLRALYAVAARGGVFANPAHHEPFGLTLIEAAQAGVAVVATRHGGPVDIIDRIGHGALVDPGDPRAIAAACLRMMRDRRGIPLAQARAATTYDWPRWAQASLRIAGRLRARAPVLPEAPRRILACDIDGTLTGCARSAEGFGRWHARRPDGLVFAVATGRSLPEARRVLQDWALPLPDLFITSVGSEIWRWRDGDRLRLCPDYAAHLDADWDRAAVLDALSAMRPAWQAPHEQRRWKLSLTGDADQGGRVARHLARAGLRARVIASHGRFIDILPHRAGKAAALRFEAARHGLDLSRCVAAGDSGNDADMLAASGHSILPANALAELDHLRGTRICRSSRAHAAGVIDGLARLGLIPAEVQHA, encoded by the coding sequence ATGGACATCATGCACATCGCCTTGGGCGGGTGCCTCAAGGCCCCGCCGGTGCGTTTCGGCCTGACCGAGGATACCGGCGGCCATATCGCCTATGTCCTGGGCGCGGCGATGGCCCAGGCCGCGCTGCCGCAGGTGGGGGGCGTCAGCATCGTGACCCGCGCATTCGCCGGGATGGACCCCGTCCATGACCGGGACCGCGAGGATGTCGGGCCGAAATGCCGCATCCTGCGCCTGCGCAGCGGCGATCCGCGATACCTGGCCAAGGAGGCGCTGGAGGCGCAGATCCCCGCCCTGACCCGCGCGCTGCTGGCGATGCTGGGCAATATGGACCGCCGCCCCGACGTCATCCATGCGCATTTCGCCGATGCCGCCCGGCTGGCCCGCGCCGCCGAGCGCGCCTTCGGCATTCCCTGGATCTATACCCCCCATTCGCTGGCCCTGCAGAAATCCCCCGATGCCGGGCGCGACCCCGCGCTGCGCGGCCGCATCCGGTCCGAACGTGCCGCGATGGCCGGGGCGGGCGCGATCATCCTGTCCTCGCGCGACGAGGCCGAACGCCAGCTGGCCCCTTACGGCGCCGCGGCCGAGGGGCGTGCCCATGTCCTGCCGCCCGGCGTGACGTTGGCCGCCGATCCCGGGCCCGCGGCCGGGCGGGCGCTGATCGCGCCGCTGCTGGACCGGCCCGACCTGCCCATCGTGCTGGCCGTCGCCCGGCCCGTGCCCAAGAAGAACCTCGGCGCGCTGATCGAGGCCTTCGCGGCATCGCCCCGGCTGCGCGCAGCGGCGAATCTGGTGATCCTGGCCGGTCAGGCGGGGATGGATGACGACCAGGCGCGGCTGCGCGACGGGCTGGCCGCGCGGGTCGCGGCGCTCGGGCTGGCGGGGCGGGTGGCGATGCCGCCCGATCACGACGCGGATCAGCTGCGCGCGCTTTATGCCGTTGCGGCGCGGGGCGGGGTCTTCGCCAATCCCGCCCATCACGAGCCCTTCGGCCTGACCCTGATCGAGGCCGCGCAGGCGGGCGTGGCCGTCGTGGCCACCCGCCATGGCGGGCCGGTGGACATCATCGACCGCATCGGCCATGGCGCGCTGGTCGATCCGGGCGATCCGCGCGCCATCGCGGCGGCCTGCCTGCGGATGATGCGCGACCGGCGCGGCATCCCGCTGGCCCAGGCCCGCGCCGCCACCACCTATGACTGGCCGCGGTGGGCGCAGGCCTCGCTGCGCATCGCGGGTCGGCTGCGGGCCCGCGCGCCTGTCCTGCCCGAGGCGCCGCGCCGGATCCTGGCCTGCGACATCGACGGCACGCTGACCGGCTGCGCCCGATCGGCCGAGGGGTTCGGCCGCTGGCATGCACGCCGCCCGGATGGGCTGGTCTTTGCCGTCGCCACCGGGCGGTCCCTGCCCGAGGCGCGGCGCGTCCTGCAGGATTGGGCGCTGCCGCTGCCGGATCTGTTCATCACCTCCGTCGGGTCCGAGATCTGGCGCTGGCGCGATGGCGACCGGCTGCGGCTCTGCCCCGATTACGCGGCGCATCTGGATGCCGATTGGGACCGCGCGGCGGTACTCGATGCGCTGTCCGCGATGCGCCCCGCCTGGCAGGCCCCGCATGAACAGCGCCGCTGGAAGCTGTCGCTGACGGGCGATGCCGATCAGGGCGGGCGCGTCGCGCGGCATCTGGCCCGGGCGGGTCTGCGGGCGCGGGTCATCGCATCCCATGGGCGGTTCATCGACATCCTGCCACATCGGGCGGGCAAGGCCGCGGCCCTGCGGTTCGAGGCCGCCCGCCACGGGCTGGACCTGTCGCGCTGCGTGGCGGCGGGCGACAGCGGCAATGACGCGGACATGCTGGCGGCCAGCGGCCATTCCATCCTGCCCGCCAATGCGCTGGCCGAGCTGGACCACCTGCGCGGCACCCGCATCTGCCGCAGCAGCCGCGCCCATGCGGCGGGCGTGATCGACGGGCTGGCCCGCCTCGGGCTGATCCCGGCCGAGGTGCAACATGCGTGA
- a CDS encoding sulfotransferase family protein — protein MHRYVFVGGLHRSGTSVLTRMIAALPGVSAIRDAPVPENEGCYLQGAIPHTALHGRPMHFATDPAQHMTEGHPLDRLETRLRLEADWQPWFDPAQPWRVEKSPVNLTRMRLYQQLFPLSQFVVIIRHPEAVAASVAKWVDDPAPALIDHWIAAHRQLRADLDHLHAAMVLRYEDLVARPDRAMAALAAFLDVGTAPLPQDLHDGNAATPAPRLSAGQAARVACWGYGPGLATGPHVPHVTHPLRRLREGARDALA, from the coding sequence ATGCATCGCTATGTTTTCGTGGGCGGGTTGCACCGCTCGGGGACCTCGGTCCTGACGCGGATGATCGCGGCCCTGCCCGGCGTCTCGGCAATCCGCGACGCCCCGGTGCCGGAAAACGAGGGCTGCTATCTGCAGGGCGCCATCCCCCATACCGCGCTGCATGGCCGGCCCATGCATTTCGCCACCGACCCCGCCCAGCACATGACCGAGGGCCACCCGCTGGACCGGCTGGAGACGCGCCTTCGGCTGGAGGCCGACTGGCAGCCCTGGTTCGACCCCGCCCAGCCTTGGCGGGTCGAGAAATCGCCGGTGAACCTGACCCGCATGCGGCTCTATCAGCAGCTGTTTCCGCTGTCGCAATTCGTGGTCATCATCCGCCACCCGGAGGCGGTCGCCGCCTCGGTCGCGAAATGGGTGGACGATCCCGCGCCCGCGCTGATCGACCACTGGATCGCCGCGCATCGCCAGCTGCGCGCCGATCTGGACCATCTGCACGCCGCGATGGTGCTGCGATACGAGGATCTGGTCGCGCGCCCCGACCGGGCCATGGCCGCCTTGGCGGCGTTCCTGGATGTCGGGACCGCCCCCCTGCCCCAGGACCTGCATGACGGCAATGCCGCCACCCCGGCGCCGCGGCTCTCGGCGGGCCAGGCGGCGCGGGTCGCCTGCTGGGGCTATGGGCCGGGCCTGGCCACGGGGCCGCATGTGCCGCATGTGACCCACCCCCTGCGCCGCCTGCGCGAGGGTGCCCGCGACGCGCTGGCCTGA